One part of the Rutidosis leptorrhynchoides isolate AG116_Rl617_1_P2 chromosome 1, CSIRO_AGI_Rlap_v1, whole genome shotgun sequence genome encodes these proteins:
- the LOC139840303 gene encoding uncharacterized protein yields MPIYFVSKALSGSELNYLPIEKLLYALFVTSRRLRRYFQAHPITVLTDQPIRQLLYKTEISGRLTKWVIELGEHEIMYCARSAIKGQVIADYLAETAADIPVICDPEQLPAPSPELWELYTDRTASSEGAGAGLILTGPHREEHTYALRFNFKVTNNEAEYEALLAVMRIARELGVKKLQAYVDSQLVANQINGTFDANDKSMQSYLSLVHSLADAFIDFRICQIPRIQNKQADVLSKLAALTFNHLEKKILVEQVFKKLIELETTIAFIEEEEVTWMTDIIEFLRTDYVFTRRGEGSNEDQSEGAKLRTTRGIPILKILSRRISTLCETQRGRYDYW; encoded by the coding sequence ATGCCAATATATTTCGTCAGCAAAGCGTTATCAGGAAGCGAGTTGAACTATCTTCCCATAGAAAAACTCTTATACGCGCTTTTCGTTACTTCCCGTCGTTTACGCAGGTACTTCCAAGCGCATCCGATTACGGTACTCACTGATCAACCTATTCGACAACTACTCTACAAGACAGAAATATCCGGGAGGCTAACCAAATGGGTGATAGAGCTAGGCGAGCATGAAATCATGTACTGCGCTAGAAGCGCAATCAAGGGGCAGGTGATAGCTGATTATCTGGCCGAAACAGCCGCTGACATACCCGTAATCTGCGATCCTGAACAACTCCCCGCGCCTTCCCCAGAACTGTGGGAGCTCTATACCGATAGAACAGCAAGCTCTGAGGGCGCTGGTGCAGGTCTAATTCTTACAGGTCCGCATcgagaagagcatacatacgcgctGCGGTTCAACTTTAAAGTGACAAACAACGAGGCAGAATATGAAGCGCTACTAGCAGTGATGCGTATAGCCAGAGAGTTGGGAGTAAAGAAGCTACAAGCCTACGTGGATTCACAATTAGTCGCTAATCAGATAAATGGCACGTTCGACGCCAACGACAAATCTATGCAATCATACCTGTCTCTGGTCCATTCCCTAGCTGATGCATTCATTGACTTCAGGATCTGTCAAATCCCTAGGATTCAGAATAAGCAAGCGGATGTACTCAGTAAACTGGCAGCTCTCACCTTCAACCATCTGGAAAAGAAGATATTAGTGGAGCAAGTTTTCAAGAAATTGATCGAGCTAGAGACAACGATTGCGttcattgaagaagaagaagtgacTTGGATGACAGACATCATAGAATTCCTGCGGACTGACTATGTCTTTACCCGAAGGGGAGAAGGAAGCAATGAAGATCAGAGTGAAGGCGCCAAATTACGAACTACGAGGGGAATTCCCATATTGAAAATCTTATCTAGGCGCATCTCTACGCTGTGTGAGACCCAAAGAGGCCGCTATGATTATTGGTGA
- the LOC139856680 gene encoding transcription activator GLK1-like has product MLAVVSPLENNTGRDGRDHQGMEMVVFSMGDEFPDFSDDNLLESIDFDDLFVGMDDQDMLPDLEMDPELLAIEFSPSGEEDSSEFNNNSVTSFSDDQKVDELISRKELEVVSKRDGRSEASTNLTRKHKETDRLKSSSNKSKSSSQGKRKVKVDWTPELHRRFVQAVEQLGVDKAVPSRILEIMGIGCLTRHNIASHLQKYRSHRKHLLAREAEAASWSQRRQMYGGTTTVGGGGNGASVKRDMGPWVAPPPPTMGFPPMTPVPHYRPLHVWGHPSMERPLMPVWPKHISQPPQPPHVWHPHHQRPQYYPQLLPQTRFPAPHVPVPGIPPPHAMYKIESGIGVTTPSNGQSCPQPPVDLHPSKESIDAAIGDILSKPWQPLPLGLKPPALDSVMVELQRQGIQKVPPPTCV; this is encoded by the exons ATGTTAGCTGTTGTATCACCTCTAGAAAACAACACTGGAAGAGATGGAAGAGATCATCAAGGAATGGAAATGGTTGTGTTTTCGATGGGCGATGAGTTCCCGGACTTTTCGGATGATAATTTGTTGGAAagtattgattttgatgatttaTTTGTGGGGATGGATGATCAAGACATGTTGCCTGATTTGGAAATGGATCCAGAACTTCTTGCAATAGAATTTTCTCCTAGTGGTGAAGAAGATTCATCTGAGTTCAATAACAATAGTGTGACATCGTTTTCCGATGATCAAAAAGTTGACGAATTGATATCAAGAAAAGAATTAGAAGTTGTGAGCAAAAGAGATGGAAGGAGTGAAGCTTCAACGAATCTAACTCGAAAGCATAAAGAAACGGATAGATTGAAATCGTCTTCTAATAAATCTAAGAGCTCGTCACAAGGCAAGAGAAAAGTTAAG GTTGATTGGACACCGGAACTACATCGGAGATTCGTGCAAGCAGTGGAGCAATTAGGGGTAGATAAGGCAGTACCTTCAAGAATTCTTGAGATTATGGGTATTGGTTGTCTTACTCGCCATAACATTGCTAGCCATCTTCAG AAATACAGGTCGCATCGAAAACATCTGCTTGCAAGAGAAGCAGAAGCAGCAAGTTGGAGCCAGAGACGTCAAATGTACGGTGGCACCACAACAGTAGGAGGTGGAGGTAATGGTGCAAGTGTCAAAAGAGACATGGGACCATGGGttgcaccaccaccaccaacaatggGCTTCCCTCCAATGACACCGGTTCCTCATTATAGACCCTTACATGTATGGGGCCACCCCTCAATGGAGCGACCTTTAATGCCCGTTTGGCCAAAACATATATCACAACCACCACAACCGCCACATGTTTGGCACCCTCATCATCAAAGA CCACAATATTACCCTCAACTTTTGCCACAAACG AGGTTTCCAGCTCCGCACGTACCGGTACCAGGTATTCCACCCCCACATGCCATGTACAAAATAGAATCTGGCATAGGTGTCACCACCCCTTCGAACGGACAATCATGCCCCCAACCACCGGTGGACCTGCATCCA TCCAAGGAGAGCATAGATGCAGCAATTGGGGATATATTATCAAAGCCATGGCAGCCACTTCCACTTGGACTGAAACCGCCTGCACTTGATAGTGTGATGGTGGAATTACAGAGACAAGGGATTCAAAAAGTACCACCACCCACTTGCGTCTGA